One stretch of Paramormyrops kingsleyae isolate MSU_618 chromosome 4, PKINGS_0.4, whole genome shotgun sequence DNA includes these proteins:
- the LOC140588645 gene encoding uncharacterized protein: protein MPSCSKTSCCTNQKPSQQGVGEVKKEEKEYLISEAEGTANESTYKMVKGAVVQDVTEEELTGSLLLVTDSRGKQCVKPPNPARTAGESSQIIACFQGPFYTTDIALDRYIKKSHPKEYVIELRPGSVNTAEHSPVSAGPSAAQLSTNTLSTLEEASTDTLTVRRGFQSEKIYKPSINRGCKINRQTCREMSSHRYSECGKSFSDSGHLKKHQLIHTGERPYQCSQCEKSCRHLGNLKRHERIHTGERPYQCSQCGKGFSHLGNLKRHERIHTGERPYQCSQCGKSFSESGSLKKHQLIHTGERPYQCSQCGKSFSDSGHLKRHQRIHTEERPYQCSQCGKSFSESGSLKKHQLIHTGERPYQCSHCGKSFSQLGNLKTHQQIHTGEKPYQCSQCGKSFRHLRNLKTHQRIHTGERPYQCSQCGKSFSQSGSLKTHQRIHTGERPYQCSQCGKSFSDSGRLKIHQRIHTGERPYQCSQCGKSFSCLGDVKRHHQIHTGERPYQCSHCWKGFSYLGDLMRHQQIHTGERPYQCSQCWKGFSRLGDLKTHQRIHTGERPYQCSQCGKSFSDSGHLKRHQRIHTEERPYQCSQCGKSFSESGSLKRHQRIHTGEKPY from the exons ATGCCTTCCTGCAGTAAAACCAGCTGCTGTACAAACCAGAAACCTTCCCAGCAGGGTGTCGGAGAGGTTAAAAAAGAGGAGAAGGAATACCTGATATCTGAGGCTGAAGGGACTGCGAACGAGAGCACCTACAAG ATGGTGAAGGGCGCAGTGGTTCAGGATGTGACTGAGGAGGAGCTGACTGGTTCTCTTCTGTTAGTCACTGATAGCAGGGGCAAACAGTGTGTGAAACCTCCAAACCCAG CAAGGACAGCGGGTGAATCCTCCCAAATCATCGCTTGTTTTCAGGGTCCATTCTATACCACAGACATTGCTCTGGACCGATATATCAAAAAATCTCACCCTAAGGAGTATGTCATTGAACTGAGGCCTGGATCAGTAAACACAGCTGAGCATTCACCAGTGTCTGCTGGCCCCAGTGCAGCTCAGCTCAGTACAAACACACTCAGTACCCTGGAAGAAGCaagcacagacacactgacGGTTCGACGGGGATTCCAGAGTGAGAAGATATATAAACCGAGTATAAACCGAGGCTGTAAAATAAACAGGCAGACTTGCAGGGAGATGTCATCCCATCGGTATTctgagtgtgggaagagctttagtgattCAGGACACCTCAAGAAACATCAactgattcacacaggggagaggccttACCAGTGCTCCCAATGTGAGAAGAGCTGCAGACATTTAGGAAACCTAAAGAGACAcgagcggattcacacaggggagaggccctaccagtgctcccagtgtgggaagggCTTCAGCCATTTAGGAAACCTAAAGAGACAcgagcggattcacacaggggagaggccctaccagtgctcccagtgtgggaagagctttagtgagtcaGGAAGCCTCAAGAAACATCAactgattcacacaggggagaggccctaccagtgctcccagtgtgggaagagctttagtgattCAGGACACCTCAAGAGACACCAACGAATTCACACAgaggagaggccctaccagtgctcccagtgtgggaagagctttagtgagtcaGGAAGCCTCAAGAAACATCAactgattcacacaggggagaggccctaccagtgctcccattGTGGAAAGAGCTTTAGTCAGTTAGGAAACCTCAAGACACACCAAcaaattcacacaggagagaagccctaccagtgctcccagtgtgggaagagcttcagacaTTTAAGAAACCTAAAgacacaccagcggattcacacaggggagaggccctaccagtgctcccagtgtgggaagagctttagtcagTCAGGAAGCCTCAAGACACACCAAcgaattcacacaggggagaggccctaccagtgctcccagtgtgggaagagctttagtgattCAGGACGCCTCAAGATACACCAAcgaattcacacaggggagaggccctaccagtgctcccagtgtgggaagagcttcagctgtttAGGAGACGTAAAGAGACACCATcaaattcacacaggggagaggccctaccagtgctcccattGTTGGAAGGGCTTCAGCTATTTAGGAGACCTAATGAGACACCAAcaaattcacacaggagagaggccctaccagtgctcccagtgttgGAAGGGCTTCAGCCGTTTAGGAGACCTAAAgacacaccagcggattcacacaggggagaggccctaccagtgctcccagtgtgggaagagctttagtgattCAGGACACCTCAAGAGACACCAACGAATTCACACAgaggagaggccctaccagtgctcccagtgtgggaagagctttagtgagtcaGGAAGCCTCAAGAGACACCAAcgaattcacacaggggagaagccctactag